In Archocentrus centrarchus isolate MPI-CPG fArcCen1 chromosome 16, fArcCen1, whole genome shotgun sequence, a single window of DNA contains:
- the LOC115794768 gene encoding rho guanine nucleotide exchange factor 2-like, with protein sequence MSRLLESRRQDRMKEINLKNKEKERLKERDKEAREREARSSNGHLFTSLTVSSTTLCSSCNRSITAKEALSCPACNVTIHNRCRDSLASCAKMKQKQQKLALARNSSALQNVAMRTKTPIIKERPSSAIYPSDSLRQSLLGSRRVRSGLSLAKSVSTNNIAGFTEDSAGLRRILSQSTESLNFRSRTLSMESLTDDAEWSPLLEELQKEGSSVQADSWSLAVEPGFLQTLHKDLIKQQDVIYELIQTEFHHVRTLRIMEGVYRRGMLEEVMLEAGVVHTIFPCLDQLLEFHSNFLAELLNRRKEGLVEGSSTNFTVRRLGDLLVRLFSGQSADDLKKLYSEFCSRHPKAVKLYKEVLGRDRRLQQFIRRVCRGPLLRRHGVQECILLVTQRITKYPVLIQRILDNTKGCEEEAQALSRALVLLKELISSVDREVLELDRSRRLQEIQARLDPRAQAEVREGGVFRGGELLRRKLLHEGTLLCKVQGSRMKDVQVLLMSDILVFLQEKDQKFTFVGSLDKSPVVSLTNLIVRDIANQERGMYLISHSTPPEMYELHASSKEDRKTWMSRIQQAATSCPSRDEFPLIETEDKALLRRLRADIQQKDREVLELLQERVTLFSDLVEASGRGKAEEEEDVEVKISSSCRNLFRADTPHAPQAEPLLLTAIGEVDRLTELLSDSSIHKSSITNGNQEISDSDSGSVNGSFDLNDKSSKDRNGNQLQERSLNEEVHQRLVSLSTQLHALQAAVIRQDSILALLVNVGSTTSTNPSSAPGPRLSRSLSRDTGLDASGEAVLLRRQVELLQEEVTRLRLREEDQNWERAEPGSRKRSKNGEKSDVIKGEQVNRRRSSRELELRPLAPLATQDPVDQLDGVQEGNEEEEVMKISPRSDSPRDLQDIPEETES encoded by the exons AACAAGGAGAAGGAGCGTCTGAAGGAGAGGGACAAGGAggcgagagagagggaggcgCGCTCCAGTAACGGCCACCTGTTCACCTCCCTGACAGTGTCCTCCACCACCCTCTGCTCCTCCTGCAACAGGAGCATCACGGCCAAGGAGGCGCTCAGCTGCCCAG CCTGTAATGTCACCATCCACAACCGCTGCAGAGACAGTCTGGCGAGCTGTGCCAAAATGAAGCAGAAG CAACAGAAGCTGGCACTGGCAAGAAACAGTTCAGCTCTGCAGAATGTCGCCATGAGAACCAAGA ctCCGATAATCAAGGAGCGTCCGAGCTCCGCCATCTATCCCTCCGACAGTCTCCGTCAGTCCCTGCTGGGCTCCAGACGGGTTCGATCCGGCCTCTCTCTCGCCAAGAGTGTCTCCACCAATAACATTGCAGG tTTTACAGAGGACTCTGCAGGTCTCAGGAGGATCCTGTCTCAGTCCACAGAGTCTCTAAACTTCAGGAGCAGAACTTTGTCTATGGAGTCGCTCACTGACGACG CTGAGTGGAGCCCCCTGCTGGAAGAGCTGCAGAAGGAGGGCAGCAGTGTTCAGGCCGACAGCTGGAGCCTGGCTGTGGAGCCCGGCTTCCTGCAGACGCTTCACAAAGACCTCATCAAGCAGCAGGACGTCATCTACg agttgatccagaCCGAGTTTCACCATGTCCGCACGTTGAGGATCATGGAGGGGGTGTACCGGCGGGGGATGCTGGAGGAGGTGATGCTGGAGGCGGGCGTGGTCCACACCATCTTCCCGTGTTTGGACCAGCTGCTGGAGTTTCATTCCAACTTCCTGGCAGAGCTGCTGAACAGGAGGAAAGAGGGTCTGGTGGAGGGCAGCTCCACCAACTTCACGGTGCGCAGGCTGGGAGACCTGCTGGTCCGACTG ttttcaGGGCAGAGTGCCGATGATTTGAAGAAACTTTATTCAGAGTTTTGCAGTCGACATCCAAAAGCTGTGAAACTCTACAAAGAAGTTTTAGGTCGTGACCGAAGACTGCAACAGTTCATCAGG CGTGTGTGTCGTGGTCCTCTGCTGCGCCGTCATGGCGTCCAGGAGTGCATCCTACTAGTGACGCAGCGGATCACAAAGTACCCCGTTCTCATCCAGAGAATCCTGGATAACACCAAAG GCTGTGAGGAGGAGGCGCAGGCTCTGAGCCGGGCGTTGGTCCTCCTGAAGGAACTGATCAGCTCTGTGGACAGAGAAGTCCTGGAGCTTGACCGGAGCAGGAGGCTGCAGGAGATCCAGGCCCGTCTGGATCCGCGGGCACAGGCAGAGGTCAGGGAAGGAGGAGTTTTCAGAGGAGGAGAGCTGCTGAGGAGGAAGCTCCTGCATGAGGGTACTCTCCTCTGCAAGGTCCAGGGCTCCAGGATGAAAG ATGTGCAGGTCCTGCTGATGTCAGACATCTTGGTTTTCCTTCAGGAGAAAGACCAAAAGTTCACCTTTGTTGGATCACTG GACAAGTCTCCAGTGGTCTCACTGACAAACCTGATTGTCAGAGACATAGCCAATCAGGAGCGAGGGATGTACTTGATCAGTCACTCCACCCCTCCGGAGATGTACGAGTTGCATGCGTCATCAAAAGAAGACCGGAAGACCTGGATGAGCCGCATCCAGCAAGCCGCCACCAG CTGTCCATCCAGAGATGAGTTTCCTCTTATTGAGACTGAAGATAAGGCGTTACTGCGCCGACTCAGAG CTGACATCCAGCAGAAGGACAGGGAGGTGCTAGAGCTCCTACAGGAGCGCGTCACTCTGTTTTCTGACCTGGTCGAGGCATCAGGaagaggaaaagcagaagaagaagaagacgtgGAGGTCAAGATCTCGTCCTCCTGCAGGAACCTCTTCAGAGCTGACACTCCTCATGCTCCTCAGGCTGAGCCGCTTCTCCTCACTGCCATTGGTGAAG tcgaCAGACTGACGGAACTGCTGTCAGACTCCAGCATCCACAAATCCTCCATAACCAATGGCAACCAGGAAATCAGCG ATAGTGACTCTGGTTCTGTGAACGGCTCCTTTGACTTGAACGATAAATCCTCAAAG GACAGAAACGGTAACCAGCTGCAGGAACGATCCCTGAACGAG GAAGTCCATCAGCGGTTggtcagtctgagcactcagcTTCATGCCCTGCAG GCTGCTGTGATTCGTCAGGACTCGATCCTAGCACTGTTGGTCAATGTAGGGTCCACCACGTCCACCAACCCCAGCTCCGCCCCTGGCCCCCGCCTCAGCCGGTCGCTGTCAAGGGACACGGGATTGGATGCTAGCGGGGAGGCGGTCCTGCTGCGACGGCAGGtagagctgctgcaggaggaaGTGACACGGCTCCGTCTGAGAGAGGAGGACCAAAACTGGGAGAGGGCGGAGCCAGGCAGCAGGAAGCGGAGCAAAAATGGAGAAAAGAGTGATGTCATAAAAGGAGAACAG GTCAACAGGAGGCGTAGCAGTCGGGAACTGGAGCTCCGCCCCCTCGCCCCACTAGCCACCCAGGATCCAGTTGACCAGTTAGATGGCGTCCAAGAAGgaaatgaagaggaggaagtgaTGAAGATCTCTCCTCGCTCTGACAGTCCCAGAG ATCTACAGGACATCCCTGAGGAGACCGAGAGTTAA